From one Odontesthes bonariensis isolate fOdoBon6 chromosome 14, fOdoBon6.hap1, whole genome shotgun sequence genomic stretch:
- the en2b gene encoding homeobox protein engrailed-2b gives MEENPQRPPNSGEESNRAGPPRHQLPANQQSHTVTNFYIDNILRPDFGRKRKDGSSAREGQSVRVRTGGGLPGRKPSKPGNPQHAEEEEDSGAPDHQHPDSEARRPDLIAGDAVVAGARCRSPEAGAAPAAKPMLWPAWVYCTRYSDRPSSGPRSRKPKKAPTPSKDDKRPRTAFTAEQLHRLKTEFQNNHYLTEQRRQSLARDLGLNESQIKIWFQNKRAKIKKSSGNKNSLALHLMAQGLYNHTAAKDDRSDSE, from the exons ATGGAGGAAAACCCACAGCGCCCACCAAACTCCGGAGAGGAGTCCAACCGGGCCGGTCCGCCTCGCCACCAGCTACCCGCCAACCAGCAGTCCCACACCGTCACCAACTTCTATATTGACAACATCTTAAGACCCGACTTCGGCCGAAAGAGGAAGGATGGCAGCTCAGCTCGGGAAGGACAAAGTGTGAGGGTGAGAACCGGAGGAGGGCTGCCAGGGAGGAAGCCTTCCAAACCTGGCAACCCGCAGCAcgctgaagaggaggaggactcGGGAGCCCCAGACCACCAGCATCCGGACTCTGAAGCCAGGAGGCCCGACCTGATAGCCGGTGACGCGGTGGTGGCGGGGGCCCGCTGCCGCAGCCCCGAGGCCGGTGCGGCCCCGGCGGCCAAGCCGATGCTGTGGCCGGCCTGGGTCTATTGTACCAGGTACTCCGACCGTCCATCGTCAG GGCCCAGATCCCGCAAACCGAAGAAAGCGCCGACTCCGAGTAAAGACGACAAGCGGCCCCGGACGGCCTTCACGGCGGAGCAGCTCCACCGGCTGAAGACGGAGTTCCAGAACAACCACTACCTGACCGAGCAGCGCAGGCAGAGCCTGGCGCGGGACCTGGGCCTCAACGAGTCTCAGATCAAAATCTGGTTTCAGAACAAACGGGCCAAAATCAAAAAATCCTCCGGGAATAAAAACTCTCTTGCACTGCATCTGATGGCGCAGGGACTGTACAACCACACCGCGGCCAAGGACGACCGCTCGGACAGCGAGTAG